From a single Rosa rugosa chromosome 7, drRosRugo1.1, whole genome shotgun sequence genomic region:
- the LOC133723243 gene encoding lactoylglutathione lyase-like: MRIFVTPELLEWPKKNKRRLLHAVYCVGDLERTTKFYTEALGMKLLRQRDIPEEKYLNAFLGFGPEETNFVMELTYNYEVNSYDIGIAFGYRRAWRKDNKRVGKGLGKFPVTAMEEEKERDKVRER; the protein is encoded by the coding sequence atgagGATATTCGTCACTCCGGAGCTTCTGGAATGGCCTAAGAAGAACAAGCGCCGCCTCCTCCACGCCGTGTACTGCGTCGGCGATCTCGAGCGCACCACCAAGTTTTACACTGAGGCTCTTGGGATGAAGCTGTTGCGGCAGAGGGATATTCCGGAAGAGAAGTACTTGAATGCTTTCCTCGGATTTGGGCCGGAAGAAACGAACTTTGTAATGGAGCTCACTTACAATTATGAAGTTAATTCCTATGATATTGGGATTGCGTTTGGTTACAGAAGAGCTTGGAGGAAAGATAACAAGAGAGTAGGTAAAGGATTGGGAAAATTTCCGGTCACGGCcatggaggaagagaaagagagagacaaaGTCAGAGAGAGGTAA